DNA sequence from the Deltaproteobacteria bacterium genome:
TCCAATTTTAGCCCGTATTAGAAGCAAAATTCCGCCACTTGGAATGCTGGACTTGTCGGTATTTGTTGCGATTCTTTTACTAATCTTTATCGATAAGTTTGTAGTTGCGTCAATGAAACTTTATGCAATGGAGCTGTTGCGTTCGTCCGTTCGGACAGTCGGTATCTGAGGCATCTATTATCTATATGTTAAGTGCTGCTTATTTTTTAGAAAAGTTATGAACA
Encoded proteins:
- a CDS encoding YggT family protein; translated protein: MILFGNFLNAMAEILSILISFFIFLFVARAVLSWVNPDPRNVIVQFISNTTDPILARIRSKIPPLGMLDLSVFVAILLLIFIDKFVVASMKLYAMELLRSSVRTVGI